Proteins found in one Candidatus Bathyarchaeota archaeon genomic segment:
- a CDS encoding DUF86 domain-containing protein, with product MKKRDATDYLKDILDAIDEVETFIDDLTYDEFINDRKTLNAVVRSIEVIGEATKNIPEAVRAKYKELPWREMAGMRDKLIHGYFGIDTETIYKAAKTNIPALKQPIQKILKEQEKQ from the coding sequence ATGAAAAAACGTGACGCAACCGATTACCTAAAAGACATTCTGGATGCAATAGATGAGGTTGAAACCTTCATTGACGACTTAACTTATGATGAATTCATTAATGACAGGAAAACCCTCAATGCTGTGGTGCGCAGCATCGAAGTAATTGGGGAAGCAACCAAGAACATCCCAGAGGCAGTGAGAGCAAAATATAAGGAGTTGCCTTGGAGAGAAATGGCTGGCATGCGAGACAAACTAATCCACGGTTACTTTGGGATTGACACTGAAACAATCTACAAAGCAGCCAAAACCAACATCCCAGCCCTAAAACAACCAATCCAAAAAATCCTAAAAGAACAAGAAAAACAATAA
- a CDS encoding nucleotidyltransferase family protein, translating to MKTLKEITSTIEALKPQLREQFKVKTIGVFGSYVHGEQTTKSDVDVLVEFEEPVGLFEFMDLEFFLSDTLGIKVDLVSKKALKPHIGKRILEEVVIV from the coding sequence ATGAAGACCCTAAAAGAAATAACCTCCACCATAGAAGCTCTAAAACCCCAACTCAGGGAGCAATTTAAAGTGAAAACTATCGGCGTCTTCGGCTCCTACGTTCACGGGGAACAAACCACCAAGAGCGATGTTGATGTGTTGGTGGAGTTTGAGGAGCCTGTAGGTTTGTTTGAGTTCATGGATTTAGAATTCTTCCTCTCCGACACTTTAGGCATAAAAGTGGATTTGGTATCTAAAAAAGCCCTCAAACCCCACATAGGAAAGCGGATTCTTGAGGAAGTCGTCATCGTATGA